The Comamonas sp. 26 DNA window ACTCAGCCTTGTCTTCACCCTTGGCCAGCTTCTTTTCGGTGGCGTAGCTCAGGAAGGTAGGGATCTCGGTACCTCCGGCAGGAATACAGCCAAACGGTGTACCGATGACGGTGCCGCGAATCCAGGCAGGAACAGAGCGCTTCCAGTCGCGCTTGGTCATGTGCACGCGGGTCAGCTTGTTCTGCGATTCTTCAACCTTGCCTTCGTAGATGGCCGCATACAGCACTTCAGCCACGGCAAACAGGCCCACAGCCACCAGCACGATGTCGATACCGTCCAGCAGTTCCATCTTGCCGCCGGTGTAACGGGCAGCGCCAGAGATCTGGTCCATGCCAATACAGCCAGCAGCCAGACCGACAAACAGCGCCGTCATACCGCGCAGCGAGCTTTGACCCAGCACCGCACTCACGGTGGTGAAGGCCAGAACCATCAGCATGAAGTATTCAGGCGGGCCCAGCTTGACGGCAAAGTCAGCCACAAACGGGGCAAACAGCGTGACCACAACCGTGGCAAAAGTACCGGCAAAAAAGGAGCCGATCGCCGCCGTAGCCAGCGCCGCACCGGCTCGCCCGCTCTTGGCCATTTTGTTGCCTTCCATGGCCGTGACCATGGAAGCGGTTTCACCGGGCGTATTCAGCAAGATGGAGGTGGTCGAGCCACCGTACATCGCGCCGTAGTAAATGCCCGAGAAGAAAATCATCGAAGCCGTCACATCCACCTTGGCGGTGATGGGCAGCAACATCGCCACCGCCACCGCAGGGCCTATGCCGGGCAGCACGCCCACAGCAGTACCCAGCGCGCAACCGACCAGCGCCCACAGCAGATTGACAGGAGTGATGGCCGTGGCAAAGCCAGCCATTAGAGCGTTAAAAATATCCATTACAGCCACCCCGTCTGAGTCAGGCCCGGCAGATTGATGGCCAGGAATTGGGTAAACATCCAGAACACG harbors:
- a CDS encoding tripartite tricarboxylate transporter permease, with protein sequence MDIFNALMAGFATAITPVNLLWALVGCALGTAVGVLPGIGPAVAVAMLLPITAKVDVTASMIFFSGIYYGAMYGGSTTSILLNTPGETASMVTAMEGNKMAKSGRAGAALATAAIGSFFAGTFATVVVTLFAPFVADFAVKLGPPEYFMLMVLAFTTVSAVLGQSSLRGMTALFVGLAAGCIGMDQISGAARYTGGKMELLDGIDIVLVAVGLFAVAEVLYAAIYEGKVEESQNKLTRVHMTKRDWKRSVPAWIRGTVIGTPFGCIPAGGTEIPTFLSYATEKKLAKGEDKAEFGKQGAIEGVAGPEAANNATVTAALIPLLTLGIPTSNTTAVLLGAFQNYGINPGPQLFTTSAALVWALIASLYIGNVMLLVLNLPMVGLWVKLLKIPRPQLYAGILIFATVGAYGMRQSAFDLFLLYGIGVLGVIMRRFDFPTAPVVVGMILGPLAEAQMRNAVSIGEGSWWIFLQRPMSLTLIIIVLSVLIVPRVLKRMADAKQTREAVAA